Proteins encoded within one genomic window of Aquarana catesbeiana isolate 2022-GZ linkage group LG03, ASM4218655v1, whole genome shotgun sequence:
- the NEFM gene encoding neurofilament medium polypeptide: protein MSYSLETIGSPSYRRMAEIRTSYSRTSSSPTSGFRSQSWSRNTPSTISSSYKRTNLAAPRGYSSSDSLDLSQSSGFNGDLKQVRSSEKEQLQGLNDRFAGYIEKVHYLEQQNKEIEAEIQALRHKQSGYSQLGEIYEQEMRELRTNLEQVNHEKAQILLDSEHLEEDLQRLKDRYDDEARIKDETESAIRSMKKDIDDTSLIKVELDKKVQSLQEEIAFLKNNHEEEVGELLAQIQASHITVERKDFQKTDLASALREIRSQLEGHSNINMMQTEEIFKNRYAKLTEAAEQNKEQIRSAKDEISEYRRQLHSKTVELESIRGTKESLERQLNDIEERHNHDLTSYQETIQQLDNELRGTKWEMSRHLREYQDLLNVKMALDIEIAAYRKLLEGEETRYSSFSSIPSGPSAPSRQAPIMISSTRVQHSRAEAPRVKVQHKFVEEIIEETKVEDERSDMEAALAAMAEEFAAGLLDGDEQKEDGEEEKEVEGEEEGEGEVEEEIVAAVESTVQAAAPGEEEEEKEEEAEEEGEKAEEEAEEEGEKGEEEGEEEGEKEEEEEEAAAEEGSEKEEEAEAAEGEVEEKEEETAEEAATAEGEEDEGKTEEEEGEKADDEGDKEEAEEEKEEVAEEEGGEEEAEAEEAGKEEEEGEKEEGEGEQEAEGEEEATEAAQEDEVEEEPIVETKIVRVKAEVQEKVAEEEAEEEKEGGDEEEGEKGEEETEEKAGDEEEGDATESSKQQEEEKGESEEKEDEAEGETKEDEEAGEDKEEGEAEEEKAGSPEEKGVEETVTVSKAASVGTEKGDVKEQEPEAEEASSPRDDGKEDIAVNGDVEEEREESEDKGVVTNGLDDSTSEDKDGGKSQTVVITKKIETTTSEGEDGTKYITKSVTVTQKVEEHEETIQEKSVSTKKVEKVTSHAVVEEVSENK, encoded by the exons ATGAGCTACTCTCTGGAAACTATAGGTAGCCCCTCTTATAGGAGGATGGCGGAGATCAGGACCAGCTACAGTCGGACCAGCAGCTCCCCCACCAGCGGTTTCAGATCTCAGAGCTGGTCCCGAAACACTCCTAGCACCATTTCCTCCTCTTATAAGAGGACCAACCTTGCAGCTCCCAGAGGGTACAGCTCCAGTGACAGTTTGGACCTGAGTCAGTCCTCCGGTTTCAATGGGGACCTCAAGCAAGTCCGGTCCAGCGAGAAGGAGCAACTGCAGGGACTTAATGACCGTTTTGCCGGCTACATCGAGAAGGTGCACTACCTGGAGCAGCAGAACAAGGAGATCGAAGCAGAGATCCAGGCCCTGAGACACAAGCAGAGTGGCTACAGCCAGCTGGGTGAGATCTACGAGCAGGAGATGAGGGAGTTGAGGACCAACTTGGAGCAAGTCAACCACGAGAAGGCGCAGATCCTCCTAGACTCCGAACACCTGGAAGAAGACCTCCAGAGGCTGAAAGACAGGTATGACGACGAGGCCAGGATCAAGGACGAGACGGAGTCTGCTATAAGGTCTATGAAGAAGGACATAGATGACACGTCCTTGATAAAGGTGGAGCTGGACAAGAAGGTGCAATCCTTGCAAGAAGAGATCGCCTTTCTGAAGAACAACCACGAGGAAGAAGTGGGCGAGCTCCTTGCGCAGATCCAGGCCTCACACATCACTGTAGAAAGGAAAGATTTCCAGAAAACAGATCTGGCCTCAGCCCTGAGGGAAATCCGATCCCAGCTGGAGGGCCACTCCAACATCAACATGATGCAGACCGAGGAGATCTTTAAAAACAGATATGCCAAGCTCACCGAGGCTGCCGAGCAGAACAAGGAGCAAATCAGGTCTGCCAAAGACGAGATCTCAGAATACAGAAGGCAATTACACAGCAAGACCGTGGAGCTGGAGTCTATCAGGGGTACCAAAGAGTCACTGGAGAGGCAACTGAATGACATAGAGGAGAGACACAACCATGATCTGACAAGTTACCAG GAAACCATCCAGCAGCTGGATAATGAGCTGAGAGGAACAAAATGGGAAATGTCCCGCCACCTGAGGGAATACCAGGACCTGCTCAATGTCAAGATGGCTCTGGATATAGAAATTGCTGCATACAG GAAACTTTTGGAAGGGGAAGAAACCCGCTACAGTTCATTCTCCAGCATTCCCTCAGGCCCCTCAGCTCCATCCAGACAGGCACCTATCATGATATCCTCCACCCGAGTACAACATTCACGAGCTGAGGCACCAAGAGTTAAAGTGCAACACAAATTTGTTGAGGAGATCATTGAGGAGACCAAAGTTGAAGATGAGAGGTCAGACATGGAGGCGGCTTTAGCTGCTATGGCAGAAGAGTTTGCGGCAGGTCTTTTAGATGGAGATGAGCAGAAGGAAGAtggagaggaagagaaagaggtagaaggagaagaagagggagaaggtGAGGTTGAAGAGGAAATTGTAGCAGCTGTAGAATCCACAGTACAGGCAGCAGCaccaggagaggaagaggaggaaaaggaggaagaggcagaagaagagggagagaaggcagaggaggaagcagaggaggaaGGTGAGAAaggagaagaagagggagaagaggaaggagaaaaagaagaagaagaagaagaagcagcagcagagGAGGGATCAGAgaaagaggaagaagcagaagcAGCAGAGGGGGAGGTAGAGGAAAAGGAAGAAGAAACAGCAGAAGAAGCAGCAACAGCAGAGGGGGAGGAAGATGAGGGAAAGACAGAAGAAGAAGAGGGTGAAAAGGCAGATGATGAGGGAGACAAAGAGGAAGCAGAAGAAGAGAAAGAGGAGGTAGCAGAAGAAGAAGGTGGTGAGGAAGAAGCAGAAGCAGAAGAAGCtggaaaggaggaagaggagggtgagaaagaggaaggagagggagagcaGGAGGCAGAAGGAGAAGAAGAGGCTACAGAGGCTGCACAGGAAGATGAAGTAGAAGAAGAGCCTATTGTGGAGACTAAAATTGTGAGGGTAAAAGCTGAGGTACAGGAGAAAGtagcagaggaagaagcagaggaagagaaagagggtGGAGATGAGgaagagggagagaagggagaggaagAAACTGAGGAAAAAGCTGGAGATGAGGAAGAAGGAGATGCAACTGAGAGCTCTAAACAGcaggaagaggagaaaggagagtCAGAGGAGAAGGAAGATGAAGCAGAAGGAGAAACCAAAGAAGATGAGGAAGCAGGAGAAGACAAAGAAGAAGGTGAAGCAGAAGAGGAGAAAGCTGGATCCCCTGAAGAGAAAGGTGTGGAGGAGACCGTCACTGTGTCCAAGGCAGCTTCTGTGGGAACAGAGAAAGGTGATGTAAAGGAACAAGAACCAGAAGCAGAGGAAGCGAGTAGCCCCAGAGACGATGGAAAGGAAGATATAGCAGTGAACGGAGATGttgaagaggagagagaagagagtgagGACAAAGGTGTAGTTACCAATGGCCTGGATGACAGTACCTCAGAGGATAAAGATGGTGGAAAGAGCCAAACTGTTGTAATCACCAAAAAGATTGAAACCACAACCAGCGAGGGTGAGGATGGTACCAAATACATCACGAAGTCAGTGACTGTCACCCAGAAAGTGGAGGAACATGAAGAGACCATCCAGGAGAAGTCAGTGTCCACAAAGAAGGTAGAGAAAGTCACATCACATGCAGTGGTCGAGGAAGTCTCTGAGAATAAGTGA